A DNA window from Calliphora vicina chromosome 1, idCalVici1.1, whole genome shotgun sequence contains the following coding sequences:
- the LOC135963162 gene encoding uncharacterized protein LOC135963162 isoform X1 gives MEDIKKLLQQNEDYLMSSSSGNESDNESLSVWNLRKHDNEVANNHILEIKCSNSITSKKRNGEKRLPTRRPDPNVYNRNALLARENRRKKKVYLETIEKELQDARTANHALVKALKRQQKIAQRLEQEKKYFEGLFANRSELLTLVNALNFRRNPESESNKSPFSTSSNNDDYIQNGMRGVMSLSSSINDADVLSVQFDSPSDDLENGTDSSLPSTSTSWDDIWGENGFHIDNLTLPESALIQSKNGIQNINGDQCYMSSSTLGCIQTPKQKSETSDFIDVEGECSNIGIFGSSSNWNQACRTPPLQLLSDQSSS, from the exons atggaggACATAAAAAAGTTGCTGCAACAAAATGAAGATTACTTAATGAGCAGCTCTAGTGGTAATGAGTCGGACAAtgaatcattatcggtatggaATTTGAGAAAGCACGATAATGAAGTTGCGAACAATcacattttggaaataaaatgttcaaattccATAACCTCAAAAAAGAGAAATGGAGAAAAAAGATTACCGACAAGAAGGCCCGATCCAAACGTCTACAATCGTAATGCTTTGTTGGCAAGAGAAAATAGACGGAAGAAAAAAGTTTACTTGGAAACGATCGAGAAAGAATTACAAGACGCGCGGACAGCTAATCATGCTTTAGTGAAAGCCCTAAAGCGACAGCAGAAAATTGCTCAGCGTCTTGAGCAAGAAAAGAAATATTTCGAGGGGCTGTTTGCCAATAGATCCGAATTATTGACTCTCGTGAATGCGCTAAATTTTCGACGTAATCCTGAATCTGAATCTAATAAGTCTCCTTTCTCGACTTCGAGTAATAATGACGACTATATCCAAAACGGCATGAGAGGTGTGATGAGCCTTAGCAGTAGTATAAATGATGCTGACGTACTATCAGTACAGTTTGATAGTCCTTCTGATG ATTTGGAAAATGGCACGGATAGCAGTTTGCCCAGCACCTCTACATCTTGGGATGACATATGGGGTGAAAACGGTTTTCATATTGATAACTTAACTTTACCAGAATCCGCACTCATACAAAGCAAAAAtggtatacaaaatattaatggtGACCAGTGTTATATGTCCAGTTCTACATTGGGTTGCATTCAAACACCCAAACAGAAAAGCGAGACTAGCGATTTTATCGATGTTGAAGGGGAGTGCTCAAACATTGGTATATTCGGTTCATCTAGTAATTGGAACCAAGCATGTCGAACACCACCACTTCAGCTTTTAAGCGACCAGTCAtcgtcttaa
- the LOC135963162 gene encoding uncharacterized protein LOC135963162 isoform X2, which produces MSSSSGNESDNESLSVWNLRKHDNEVANNHILEIKCSNSITSKKRNGEKRLPTRRPDPNVYNRNALLARENRRKKKVYLETIEKELQDARTANHALVKALKRQQKIAQRLEQEKKYFEGLFANRSELLTLVNALNFRRNPESESNKSPFSTSSNNDDYIQNGMRGVMSLSSSINDADVLSVQFDSPSDDLENGTDSSLPSTSTSWDDIWGENGFHIDNLTLPESALIQSKNGIQNINGDQCYMSSSTLGCIQTPKQKSETSDFIDVEGECSNIGIFGSSSNWNQACRTPPLQLLSDQSSS; this is translated from the exons ATGAGCAGCTCTAGTGGTAATGAGTCGGACAAtgaatcattatcggtatggaATTTGAGAAAGCACGATAATGAAGTTGCGAACAATcacattttggaaataaaatgttcaaattccATAACCTCAAAAAAGAGAAATGGAGAAAAAAGATTACCGACAAGAAGGCCCGATCCAAACGTCTACAATCGTAATGCTTTGTTGGCAAGAGAAAATAGACGGAAGAAAAAAGTTTACTTGGAAACGATCGAGAAAGAATTACAAGACGCGCGGACAGCTAATCATGCTTTAGTGAAAGCCCTAAAGCGACAGCAGAAAATTGCTCAGCGTCTTGAGCAAGAAAAGAAATATTTCGAGGGGCTGTTTGCCAATAGATCCGAATTATTGACTCTCGTGAATGCGCTAAATTTTCGACGTAATCCTGAATCTGAATCTAATAAGTCTCCTTTCTCGACTTCGAGTAATAATGACGACTATATCCAAAACGGCATGAGAGGTGTGATGAGCCTTAGCAGTAGTATAAATGATGCTGACGTACTATCAGTACAGTTTGATAGTCCTTCTGATG ATTTGGAAAATGGCACGGATAGCAGTTTGCCCAGCACCTCTACATCTTGGGATGACATATGGGGTGAAAACGGTTTTCATATTGATAACTTAACTTTACCAGAATCCGCACTCATACAAAGCAAAAAtggtatacaaaatattaatggtGACCAGTGTTATATGTCCAGTTCTACATTGGGTTGCATTCAAACACCCAAACAGAAAAGCGAGACTAGCGATTTTATCGATGTTGAAGGGGAGTGCTCAAACATTGGTATATTCGGTTCATCTAGTAATTGGAACCAAGCATGTCGAACACCACCACTTCAGCTTTTAAGCGACCAGTCAtcgtcttaa
- the LOC135949155 gene encoding uncharacterized protein LOC135949155, producing the protein MTDVMCTRMDILFGGNVYPKILTSDVRKHPNGNLIAQRTVFGWIVTGEVFQSEPMYTLATFCNQVELNAQLARFWELEEVPQATRWSESEEICEELYRTTTYRNPDGRYVVSLPFRREFYNEVTLGDSRHSALSQFMRNETRLLKNPELKSQYDTVISEYFEMGHIKAVNPSDSKATSYYLPHHAVFKPDSLTTKLRVVFNASNPSSNGVSLNNILYPGPVLQADLTVLILQWRLFRYVFNADIEKMYRQILIHPEQTQFQRIFYRNNPEADIKDYELNTVTFGVNCAPYLAIRTLLQLANDCEPQSPLASQILKTQMYVDDVLAGSHELEDAFERRIELTHVLESAGFVLRKWTANHIRLLEDLPRENLLDADFLKFADASTTKTLGLRWNADTDSFYFRHISQPRRDIVTKRAVLSEIAKLFDPAGWLSPKIIVAKIIMQQIWKDKTDWDESLKTLTLAQWRSFLNDYPNIEKINIPRWVNFHPSHEIELHAFSDASEKAYGCALYVRSISANEITSHLLSAKTKVAPVKSETLPRLELCGAALMANMVESLCSQLNLDKRKIYMWTDSTIVLSWLKKPPCHWPTFVKNRVALIVKKVGNENWFHVDSKDNPADLASRGTLARDVVDNPLWWYGPSWLRQPREYWPQNIVTEHLHLEVQSFSVQTELKFDILERFSDLPRAMRIISYWFRCLQYLKTRKCLYNTLDLTQSEMRFTRDRLILVCQKNYIPEYSLLSKGKPISSKSNLLTLNPFIDSNGFVRINGRLVRSPGLTYDERYPKILPYAARFTRLFVEHVHKCSAHGGHSLMLRLVRNEFWVPKLKNLIRTVIFNCKECTIYRKKTGQQIMAALPPERASLSRPFTHTGLDFAGPFDIKSYIGRGCRITKGYVLVFVCFATKAIHLEATGDMSTETFLAAFARFFSRRGCPAHVYSDNGTAFVGAANLLEVDRKQFLLQLRQKVLVRNSSQPVEWHFIPPGAPHMGGLWEAGVKSVKTHFRKIAGMQKFTFEEFSTMLSRIEACLNSRPLTAMSDDPLDLVPLTPGHFLIGAPLLAPPEPNHSDLSLSIANRWQKLKVLHHQFALRWKEEYLKELHRRTKWKYPQRDLKVGDLVVIRQDNLPPNEWRLGRIEKTHVGQDRKVRSADLRTASGIFTRPIVKLVLLPKSEAD; encoded by the coding sequence ATGACCGACGTCATGTGTACCCGTATGGATATCCTATTTGGAGGAAatgtttatccaaaaattttaacctCGGATGTTAGAAAGCATCCAAATGGCAACCTGATCGCCCAAAGAACAGTTTTCGGTTGGATAGTAACTGGTGAGGTATTTCAATCGGAACCCATGTACACCCTTGCAACGTTTTGCAACCAAGTTGAGTTGAACGCCCAACTTGCTCGTTTTTGGGAACTTGAAGAAGTTCCACAAGCGACACGATGGTCCGAAAGCGAAGAAATTTGTGAGGAGCTTTACCGGACTACTACTTACAGAAACCCCGATGGTCGCTATGTAGTTTCACTCCCTTTTCGTCGAgaattttataatgaagtgACATTAGGAGATTCTCGACATAGTGCTTTGTCCCAGTTCATGAGAAATGAAACTCGACTTTTAAAGAACCCCGAATTGAAATCACAGTATGACACTGTGATTAGCGAGTATTTTGAAATGGGACATATCAAAGCAGTTAATCCCTCTGATTCAAAAGCGACTAGTTATTATTTACCGCATCATGCAGTATTTAAACCCGATAGTTTGACCACCAAACTCCGTGTGGTATTTAACGCCTCAAACCCATCCTCCAATGGCGTAAGCCTTAATAATATATTATACCCCGGTCCTGTTTTACAGGCAGACCTTACGGTCTTAATCCTCCAATGGCGACTCTTTCGTTACGTTTTTAACGCTGACATTGAGAAAATGTATCGCCAAATTTTAATTCATCCCGAACAAACACAATTTCAGCGGATCTTTTACCGCAATAATCCCGAAGCTGATATAAAGGACTATGAGCTAAATACAGTCACATTCGGAGTGAATTGTGCACCGTATTTAGCGATTCGAACTCTTTTACAATTGGCCAACGATTGTGAACCCCAAAGTCCGTTAGCATCTCAAATTTTGAAAACCCAAATGTATGTCGATGACGTACTTGCTGGCTCTCATGAGCTAGAAGACGCTTTTGAGAGACGTATTGAACTCACCCATGTTCTCGAATCGGCTGGTTTCGTTTTACGAAAATGGACTGCCAATCATATACGTCTCTTAGAAGATTTACCCCGTGAGAATCTGCTTGATGCAGACTTCTTAAAATTTGCAGATGCTAGCACAACAAAAACCCTGGGCTTGCGATGGAATGCTGATACTGACAGTTTCTACTTCCGACACATATCGCAGCCACGCCGGGATATTGTGACAAAACGCGCTGTCTTGTCAGAAATAGCTAAGCTATTTGACCCCGCCGGTTGGCTCTCTCCAAAAATTattgttgcaaaaattataatgcaacAAATATGGAAAGACAAGACAGATTGGGATGAAAGTTTAAAAACCTTAACCCTTGCGCAGTGGCGctcatttttaaatgattacccgaatattgagaaaattaacATTCCAAGATGGGTTAATTTTCACCCGAGTCATGAAATTGAACTTCATGCATTTTCTGATGCTTCAGAAAAGGCTTATGGCTGTGCTCTTTATGTTCGAAGTATTTCGGCAAATGAAATCACTTCACATTTACTCTCTGCAAAGACGAAGGTAGCTCCTGTTAAGTCTGAAACATTACCCCGTTTAGAACTTTGTGGAGCGGCTTTGATGGCAAACATGGTAGAATCTTTGTGTAGTCAATTAAATCTAGACAAGAGAAAGATTTATATGTGGACCGATTCTACTATAGTTTTATCTTGGCTCAAAAAACCCCCGTGTCATTGGCCAACCTTTGTCAAGAACAGAGTTGCACTAATAGTAAAGAAAGTAGGTAACGAAAATTGGTTTCATGTTGATTCCAAAGATAACCCCGCAGATCTCGCAAGTCGTGGAACTCTTGCTCGAGATGTAGTAGATAACCCCTTATGGTGGTATGGTCCCTCGTGGTTACGACAACCGCGAGAATACTGGCCACAAAATATCGTTACCGAACATCTACATTTAGAAGTTCAATCTTTTTCTGTTCAGACTGAACTAAAATTTGACATACTGGAACGTTTTTCAGATTTACCCCGTGCAATGCGAATTATTTCGTATTGGTTCAGGTGTTTACAGTATTTGAAAACCCGAAAATGCTTGTACAACACTTTAGATTTAACCCAATCAGAAATGAGATTTACTCGTGATCGATTAATTCTAGTATGTCAAAAGAATTATATACCCGAATATTCTTTACTCTCAAAAGGTAAACCCATATCTTCCAAGAGTAATTTACTCACTTTGAACCCGTTTATTGACTCGAATGGTTTTGTCAGAATCAATGGTCGATTAGTTCGATCACCTGGCTTAACATACGATGAGCGTTACCCTAAAATTCTGCCTTATGCAGCCCGTTTTACTCGTTTGTTTGTTGAACATGTTCACAAGTGCTCTGCCCATGGTGGCCATTCATTAATGCTCAGATTAGTTAGAAATGAGTTTTGGGTCCCGAAATTAAAGAATCTAATTCGTACagttattttcaattgtaaggaATGTACAATTTACCGAAAGAAAACCGGTCAGCAGATTATGGCTGCTTTACCCCCTGAACGTGCGTCTCTTTCGAGACCGTTTACCCATACTGGTTTAGATTTCGCAGGTCCGTTCGACATAAAATCCTACATTGGTAGAGGTTGCCGAATAACAAAAGGTTATGTTCTCGTGTTTGTTTGTTTCGCCACAAAGGCGATTCATTTAGAGGCAACCGGTGATATGTCGACCGAAACATTTCTTGCTGCTTTTGCCCGTTTTTTCTCTCGTCGAGGTTGTCCTGCTCATGTTTACTCGGACAACGGAACTGCATTTGTCGGTGCTGCTAATTTACTGGAAGTTGACCGAAAGCAGTTTTTACTCCAATTGAGGCAAAAAGTACTTGTACGAAATAGTTCTCAGCCAGTTGAATGGCATTTTATACCCCCTGGGGCTCCTCATATGGGCGGCTTATGGGAAGCCGGCGTTAAGAGTGTAAAAACTCATTTTCGCAAAATTGCTGGAatgcaaaaatttacatttgaggAGTTTTCAACAATGTTAAGCCGTATTGAAGCTTGCCTAAACTCAAGACCATTAACTGCAATGAGCGATGATCCCCTCGATTTAGTCCCATTAACCCCTGGTCATTTTTTGATCGGAGCGCCTCTTTTGGCACCCCCTGAACCCAATCATTCCGATCTTTCTTTGAGTATTGCTAATAGATGGCAGAAACTCAAAGTGCTCCATCATCAGTTTGCTCTGCGATGGAAAGAGGAATACCTCAAAGAACTCCATCGGCGAACTAAGTGGAAATATCCACAAAGGGACTTGAAAGTAGGAGATTTAGTTGTGATCCGTCAAGATAATTTACCCCCGAATGAATGGCGCTTAGGTAGGATAGAGAAGACTCATGTAGGGCAAGATCGTAAGGTCCGCTCTGCGGACTTGAGAACAGCTTCGGGCATTTTTACCCGGCCCATAGTGAAGCTTGTTCTCTTGCCAAAGTCAGAAGCTgactaa